The following coding sequences are from one Rutidosis leptorrhynchoides isolate AG116_Rl617_1_P2 chromosome 11, CSIRO_AGI_Rlap_v1, whole genome shotgun sequence window:
- the LOC139874683 gene encoding uncharacterized protein gives MLELNKEATVAERITQITETSFDKPDPWKCTLDPSGTYTTKSMAHLINSLKLGGNALNTTIPRNNLLPQKVFIFIWRAFQKKDTVRYELDKRGIDLDSILCPLCETEIESVEHSLVLCPKSALIWKHILDWWAQDISIISNLNDAIINNQAFALKKHGSSVWQATKWITCYIIWKHRNLKVFSKKVWSLASILSEIQTQSYSWISKRLRKKKSIMWHQWLINPSFFVADPPHRVGIG, from the exons ATGCTCGAGCTCAACAAAGAAGCAACTGTCGCTGAAAGAATCACGCAAATCACCGAAACTTCTTTTG ACAAACCTGACCCTTGGAAATGCACTCTTGACCCCTCGGGTACTTACACCACCAAATCTATGGCACACTTGATAAACTCCCTTAAGCTTGGTGGTAACGCTCTCAACACGACGATTCCTCGCAACAATCTACTCCCCCAAAAAGTCTTCATTTTCATATGGAGAGCATTTCAAAAAAAAGATACCGTTCGATACGAATTAGACAAACGTGGCATTGATCTCGACTCCATCTTGTGCCCTTTATGCGAGACGGAAATAGAATCCGTTGAGCATTCTCTTGTTCTTTGTCCAAAATCGGCTCTAATATGGAAACACATACTAGATTGGTGGGCCCAAGACATCTCAATAATTTCCAATTTAAACGATGCTATTATCAATAATCAAGCCTTCGCTCTCAAGAAACACGGATCTTCAGTATGGCAAGCAACCAAATGGATTACATGCTACATAATCTGGAAACATAGAAACTTAAAAGTATTTTCCAAAAAAGTTTGGTCCCTCGCCTCGATTCTCTCCGAAATTCAAACTCAAAGTTATAGCTGGATTTCCAAAAGATTGCGCAAAAAGAAATCAATCATGTGGCATCAATGGCTCATTAATCCTTCCTTCTTCGTGGCGGATCCTCCACATCGTGTCGGTATCGGCTAA